One stretch of Buteo buteo chromosome Z, bButBut1.hap1.1, whole genome shotgun sequence DNA includes these proteins:
- the TRIM36 gene encoding E3 ubiquitin-protein ligase TRIM36 isoform X2 has protein sequence MAVGAESSRFGYILDLLKRDKVTIKGIERELICPACKELFTHPLILPCQHNVCHKCVKEILFALEDAFADGGSESSNQSSPRIKISSSSMDRIDRISRSGRKRNSLTPRSSLFPCPGCQRDIDLGERGINGLFRNFILETIVERYRQAARAAIAIMCDFCKPPPQESTKSCMDCSASYCNECFKIHHPWGTVKAQHEYVGPTTNFRPKILMCPEHEMERVNMYCELCRRPVCHLCKLGGCHANHRVTTMSTAYKTLKEKLSKDIEYLISKESQVKAHITQLDLLLKETECNSERAKEEASRSFEKLSHVLEEKKSAALKAIEASKNLRLEKLQTQAEEYQGLLENNGLVGYAQEVLKETDPSFFVQTAKQLHVRIQKATESLKNFRPAAETTFEDFVVDIAKQEDILGDLAFHSNGLETPEINEEQSRVYNKALISWECPGKTDSADTYVLEYHKLNREEESATWQEIKVCSKSKVISDLDDNSSYAFRVRGYKGSICSPWSREVILHTPPAPVFSFLFDDKCGYNSEHLLLNPRRTSVESRAGFPLLLGSEHMQVGCYTTLDYIIGDTGIAKGKHFWAFHVEAYSYLVKVGVVSSSKIQKLFHNTHDVTSPRYEQDSGHDSGTEDAFFDSSQPVTLVTLGMKKFFIPMTPASPKDPASRILPLPSCLGICLDCDKGKVGFYDAGRMKCLYESKVDCSGMMYPAFALMGGAAVHLEEAVTARYGEYHDDI, from the exons GTTACCATTAAGGGGATCGAAAGAGAGCTCATCTGCCCGGCGTGCAAGGAATTGTTTACCCATCCGCTGATCCTTCCTTGCCAGCACAACGTCTGTCACAAATGTGTGAAAGAAATACTCTTTGCGTTGGAGGACGCTTTTGCTGATGGAGGCTCTGAATCCTCTAATCAGAGTAGCCCTCGAATTAAAATCTCTTCTTCTAGCATGGACAGAATTGACAGGATTAGTAGATCAG GCAGAAAACGCAATTCACTGACTCCTCGATCGAGTCTGTTTCCTTGTCCGGGTTGCCAGCGGGATATTGATCTTGGAGAACGTGGCATCAATGGCTTATTTCGCAATTTTATTCTGGAAACCATTGTGGAAAGGTACAGAcaggcagccagggcagccATTGCTATTATGTGCGATTTCTGCAAACCTCCACCTCAAGAGTCCACAAAGAGCTGCATGGACTGCAGTGCAAGCTATTGCAATGAATGTTTCAAAATACACCATCCTTGGGGAACTGTGAAAGCCCAGCATGAATATGTAGGACCAACCACCAACTTCAGACCCAAG attttgatgTGTCCAGAACATGAAATGGAGAGGGTAAACATGTACTGTGAACTCTGCAGAAGGCCTGTTTGTCATCTTTGTAAACTGGGTGGATGTCATGCAAACCATAGAGTAACAACCATGAGCACTGCCTACAAAACCCTTAAG gagaaGCTTTCAAAAGATATCGAGTACCTCATCAGTAAGGAGAGCCAGGTGAAAGCTCACATCACACAGCTGgatctgctgctgaaagaaacaGAG TGCAACAGTGAAAGAGCTAAAGAAGAAGCATCTCGGAGTTTTGAGAAATTATCTCATGtcctggaagagaagaaatctgCAGCTCTTAAGGCAATTGAAGCCTCTAAGAATTTAAGGCTGGAAAAATTGCAGACGCAAGCGGAAGAATATCAAGGGCTCCTGGAAAATAATGGCCTTGTAGGATATGCTCAAGAAGTGCTTAAAGAAACTGATCCATCTTTCTTTGttcaaacagcaaaacaacttCATGTCAG aaTCCAAAAAGCTACTGAATCTCTGAAGAACTTCAGGCCAGCAGCTGAAACTACTTTTGAAGACTTTGTGGTGGACATAGCCAAGCAAGAAGACATCCTTGGTGACTTGGCCTTCCATTCCAATG GTCTAGAAACACCAGAAATCaatgaagagcagagcagagtcTACAACAAAGCTCTGATCAGTTGGGAATGCCCTGGGAAGACAGACTCAGCTGATACCTATGTTCTTGAGTATCATAAGCTTAATAGAGAAGAGGAGAGTGCGACGTGGCAGGAGATCAAAGTTTGCAGCAAGAGCAAAGTAATATCTGATCTTGATGACAACAGCAGCTATGCCTTTAGAGTTCGAGGATATAAAGGGTCCATCTGTAGCCCTTGGAGCCGAGAAGTTATTTTGCATACGCCTCCAGCTCCAG ttttcagttttctttttgatgaCAAATGTGGGTACAACAGCGAACATCTCCTGCTGAACCCAAGAAGAACCTCTGTGGAAAGCAGGGCTGGATTTCCTCTACTGCTGGGATCTGAGCACATGCAAGTCGGATGCTACACAACCCTGGATTACATCATTGGTGACACTGGGATTGCCAAAGGGAAGCACTTCTGGGCTTTTCATGTGGAAGCCTATTCCTACCTGGTGAAAGTGGGAGTTGTTTCTAGCAGCAAGATACAGAAATTGTTCCATAATACCCATGATGTGACCAGCCCAAG ATACGAGCAAGACAGTGGTCATGACAGCGGGACTGAAGATGCCTTCTTTGACTCATCACAGCCTGTCACACTGGTCACTTTAGGCATGAAGAAGTTCTTTATCCCCATGACACCTGCTTCCCCCAAGGATCCAGCAAGCAGAATCCTCCCCCTGCCGTCGTGCTTGGGCATCTGCCTTGACTGTGACAAAGGCAAGGTGGGGTTTTACGACGCAGGTCGTATGAAATGCCTTTATGAATCCAAGGTGGACTGCTCTGGCATGATGTACCCAGCATTTGCCTTAATGGGTGGCGCAGCGGTTCATCTTGAGGAAGCGGTCACAGCAAGGTATGGGGAGTACCACGATGACATCTAG
- the TRIM36 gene encoding E3 ubiquitin-protein ligase TRIM36 isoform X1: MAVGAESSRFGYILDLLKRDKVTIKGIERELICPACKELFTHPLILPCQHNVCHKCVKEILFALEDAFADGGSESSNQSSPRIKISSSSMDRIDRISRSGFGVYTGRKRNSLTPRSSLFPCPGCQRDIDLGERGINGLFRNFILETIVERYRQAARAAIAIMCDFCKPPPQESTKSCMDCSASYCNECFKIHHPWGTVKAQHEYVGPTTNFRPKILMCPEHEMERVNMYCELCRRPVCHLCKLGGCHANHRVTTMSTAYKTLKEKLSKDIEYLISKESQVKAHITQLDLLLKETECNSERAKEEASRSFEKLSHVLEEKKSAALKAIEASKNLRLEKLQTQAEEYQGLLENNGLVGYAQEVLKETDPSFFVQTAKQLHVRIQKATESLKNFRPAAETTFEDFVVDIAKQEDILGDLAFHSNGLETPEINEEQSRVYNKALISWECPGKTDSADTYVLEYHKLNREEESATWQEIKVCSKSKVISDLDDNSSYAFRVRGYKGSICSPWSREVILHTPPAPVFSFLFDDKCGYNSEHLLLNPRRTSVESRAGFPLLLGSEHMQVGCYTTLDYIIGDTGIAKGKHFWAFHVEAYSYLVKVGVVSSSKIQKLFHNTHDVTSPRYEQDSGHDSGTEDAFFDSSQPVTLVTLGMKKFFIPMTPASPKDPASRILPLPSCLGICLDCDKGKVGFYDAGRMKCLYESKVDCSGMMYPAFALMGGAAVHLEEAVTARYGEYHDDI; the protein is encoded by the exons GTTACCATTAAGGGGATCGAAAGAGAGCTCATCTGCCCGGCGTGCAAGGAATTGTTTACCCATCCGCTGATCCTTCCTTGCCAGCACAACGTCTGTCACAAATGTGTGAAAGAAATACTCTTTGCGTTGGAGGACGCTTTTGCTGATGGAGGCTCTGAATCCTCTAATCAGAGTAGCCCTCGAATTAAAATCTCTTCTTCTAGCATGGACAGAATTGACAGGATTAGTAGATCAG GATTTGGTGTCTACACAGGCAGAAAACGCAATTCACTGACTCCTCGATCGAGTCTGTTTCCTTGTCCGGGTTGCCAGCGGGATATTGATCTTGGAGAACGTGGCATCAATGGCTTATTTCGCAATTTTATTCTGGAAACCATTGTGGAAAGGTACAGAcaggcagccagggcagccATTGCTATTATGTGCGATTTCTGCAAACCTCCACCTCAAGAGTCCACAAAGAGCTGCATGGACTGCAGTGCAAGCTATTGCAATGAATGTTTCAAAATACACCATCCTTGGGGAACTGTGAAAGCCCAGCATGAATATGTAGGACCAACCACCAACTTCAGACCCAAG attttgatgTGTCCAGAACATGAAATGGAGAGGGTAAACATGTACTGTGAACTCTGCAGAAGGCCTGTTTGTCATCTTTGTAAACTGGGTGGATGTCATGCAAACCATAGAGTAACAACCATGAGCACTGCCTACAAAACCCTTAAG gagaaGCTTTCAAAAGATATCGAGTACCTCATCAGTAAGGAGAGCCAGGTGAAAGCTCACATCACACAGCTGgatctgctgctgaaagaaacaGAG TGCAACAGTGAAAGAGCTAAAGAAGAAGCATCTCGGAGTTTTGAGAAATTATCTCATGtcctggaagagaagaaatctgCAGCTCTTAAGGCAATTGAAGCCTCTAAGAATTTAAGGCTGGAAAAATTGCAGACGCAAGCGGAAGAATATCAAGGGCTCCTGGAAAATAATGGCCTTGTAGGATATGCTCAAGAAGTGCTTAAAGAAACTGATCCATCTTTCTTTGttcaaacagcaaaacaacttCATGTCAG aaTCCAAAAAGCTACTGAATCTCTGAAGAACTTCAGGCCAGCAGCTGAAACTACTTTTGAAGACTTTGTGGTGGACATAGCCAAGCAAGAAGACATCCTTGGTGACTTGGCCTTCCATTCCAATG GTCTAGAAACACCAGAAATCaatgaagagcagagcagagtcTACAACAAAGCTCTGATCAGTTGGGAATGCCCTGGGAAGACAGACTCAGCTGATACCTATGTTCTTGAGTATCATAAGCTTAATAGAGAAGAGGAGAGTGCGACGTGGCAGGAGATCAAAGTTTGCAGCAAGAGCAAAGTAATATCTGATCTTGATGACAACAGCAGCTATGCCTTTAGAGTTCGAGGATATAAAGGGTCCATCTGTAGCCCTTGGAGCCGAGAAGTTATTTTGCATACGCCTCCAGCTCCAG ttttcagttttctttttgatgaCAAATGTGGGTACAACAGCGAACATCTCCTGCTGAACCCAAGAAGAACCTCTGTGGAAAGCAGGGCTGGATTTCCTCTACTGCTGGGATCTGAGCACATGCAAGTCGGATGCTACACAACCCTGGATTACATCATTGGTGACACTGGGATTGCCAAAGGGAAGCACTTCTGGGCTTTTCATGTGGAAGCCTATTCCTACCTGGTGAAAGTGGGAGTTGTTTCTAGCAGCAAGATACAGAAATTGTTCCATAATACCCATGATGTGACCAGCCCAAG ATACGAGCAAGACAGTGGTCATGACAGCGGGACTGAAGATGCCTTCTTTGACTCATCACAGCCTGTCACACTGGTCACTTTAGGCATGAAGAAGTTCTTTATCCCCATGACACCTGCTTCCCCCAAGGATCCAGCAAGCAGAATCCTCCCCCTGCCGTCGTGCTTGGGCATCTGCCTTGACTGTGACAAAGGCAAGGTGGGGTTTTACGACGCAGGTCGTATGAAATGCCTTTATGAATCCAAGGTGGACTGCTCTGGCATGATGTACCCAGCATTTGCCTTAATGGGTGGCGCAGCGGTTCATCTTGAGGAAGCGGTCACAGCAAGGTATGGGGAGTACCACGATGACATCTAG
- the TRIM36 gene encoding E3 ubiquitin-protein ligase TRIM36 isoform X3 has translation MEGDRLESAVTIKGIERELICPACKELFTHPLILPCQHNVCHKCVKEILFALEDAFADGGSESSNQSSPRIKISSSSMDRIDRISRSGFGVYTGRKRNSLTPRSSLFPCPGCQRDIDLGERGINGLFRNFILETIVERYRQAARAAIAIMCDFCKPPPQESTKSCMDCSASYCNECFKIHHPWGTVKAQHEYVGPTTNFRPKILMCPEHEMERVNMYCELCRRPVCHLCKLGGCHANHRVTTMSTAYKTLKEKLSKDIEYLISKESQVKAHITQLDLLLKETECNSERAKEEASRSFEKLSHVLEEKKSAALKAIEASKNLRLEKLQTQAEEYQGLLENNGLVGYAQEVLKETDPSFFVQTAKQLHVRIQKATESLKNFRPAAETTFEDFVVDIAKQEDILGDLAFHSNGLETPEINEEQSRVYNKALISWECPGKTDSADTYVLEYHKLNREEESATWQEIKVCSKSKVISDLDDNSSYAFRVRGYKGSICSPWSREVILHTPPAPVFSFLFDDKCGYNSEHLLLNPRRTSVESRAGFPLLLGSEHMQVGCYTTLDYIIGDTGIAKGKHFWAFHVEAYSYLVKVGVVSSSKIQKLFHNTHDVTSPRYEQDSGHDSGTEDAFFDSSQPVTLVTLGMKKFFIPMTPASPKDPASRILPLPSCLGICLDCDKGKVGFYDAGRMKCLYESKVDCSGMMYPAFALMGGAAVHLEEAVTARYGEYHDDI, from the exons GTTACCATTAAGGGGATCGAAAGAGAGCTCATCTGCCCGGCGTGCAAGGAATTGTTTACCCATCCGCTGATCCTTCCTTGCCAGCACAACGTCTGTCACAAATGTGTGAAAGAAATACTCTTTGCGTTGGAGGACGCTTTTGCTGATGGAGGCTCTGAATCCTCTAATCAGAGTAGCCCTCGAATTAAAATCTCTTCTTCTAGCATGGACAGAATTGACAGGATTAGTAGATCAG GATTTGGTGTCTACACAGGCAGAAAACGCAATTCACTGACTCCTCGATCGAGTCTGTTTCCTTGTCCGGGTTGCCAGCGGGATATTGATCTTGGAGAACGTGGCATCAATGGCTTATTTCGCAATTTTATTCTGGAAACCATTGTGGAAAGGTACAGAcaggcagccagggcagccATTGCTATTATGTGCGATTTCTGCAAACCTCCACCTCAAGAGTCCACAAAGAGCTGCATGGACTGCAGTGCAAGCTATTGCAATGAATGTTTCAAAATACACCATCCTTGGGGAACTGTGAAAGCCCAGCATGAATATGTAGGACCAACCACCAACTTCAGACCCAAG attttgatgTGTCCAGAACATGAAATGGAGAGGGTAAACATGTACTGTGAACTCTGCAGAAGGCCTGTTTGTCATCTTTGTAAACTGGGTGGATGTCATGCAAACCATAGAGTAACAACCATGAGCACTGCCTACAAAACCCTTAAG gagaaGCTTTCAAAAGATATCGAGTACCTCATCAGTAAGGAGAGCCAGGTGAAAGCTCACATCACACAGCTGgatctgctgctgaaagaaacaGAG TGCAACAGTGAAAGAGCTAAAGAAGAAGCATCTCGGAGTTTTGAGAAATTATCTCATGtcctggaagagaagaaatctgCAGCTCTTAAGGCAATTGAAGCCTCTAAGAATTTAAGGCTGGAAAAATTGCAGACGCAAGCGGAAGAATATCAAGGGCTCCTGGAAAATAATGGCCTTGTAGGATATGCTCAAGAAGTGCTTAAAGAAACTGATCCATCTTTCTTTGttcaaacagcaaaacaacttCATGTCAG aaTCCAAAAAGCTACTGAATCTCTGAAGAACTTCAGGCCAGCAGCTGAAACTACTTTTGAAGACTTTGTGGTGGACATAGCCAAGCAAGAAGACATCCTTGGTGACTTGGCCTTCCATTCCAATG GTCTAGAAACACCAGAAATCaatgaagagcagagcagagtcTACAACAAAGCTCTGATCAGTTGGGAATGCCCTGGGAAGACAGACTCAGCTGATACCTATGTTCTTGAGTATCATAAGCTTAATAGAGAAGAGGAGAGTGCGACGTGGCAGGAGATCAAAGTTTGCAGCAAGAGCAAAGTAATATCTGATCTTGATGACAACAGCAGCTATGCCTTTAGAGTTCGAGGATATAAAGGGTCCATCTGTAGCCCTTGGAGCCGAGAAGTTATTTTGCATACGCCTCCAGCTCCAG ttttcagttttctttttgatgaCAAATGTGGGTACAACAGCGAACATCTCCTGCTGAACCCAAGAAGAACCTCTGTGGAAAGCAGGGCTGGATTTCCTCTACTGCTGGGATCTGAGCACATGCAAGTCGGATGCTACACAACCCTGGATTACATCATTGGTGACACTGGGATTGCCAAAGGGAAGCACTTCTGGGCTTTTCATGTGGAAGCCTATTCCTACCTGGTGAAAGTGGGAGTTGTTTCTAGCAGCAAGATACAGAAATTGTTCCATAATACCCATGATGTGACCAGCCCAAG ATACGAGCAAGACAGTGGTCATGACAGCGGGACTGAAGATGCCTTCTTTGACTCATCACAGCCTGTCACACTGGTCACTTTAGGCATGAAGAAGTTCTTTATCCCCATGACACCTGCTTCCCCCAAGGATCCAGCAAGCAGAATCCTCCCCCTGCCGTCGTGCTTGGGCATCTGCCTTGACTGTGACAAAGGCAAGGTGGGGTTTTACGACGCAGGTCGTATGAAATGCCTTTATGAATCCAAGGTGGACTGCTCTGGCATGATGTACCCAGCATTTGCCTTAATGGGTGGCGCAGCGGTTCATCTTGAGGAAGCGGTCACAGCAAGGTATGGGGAGTACCACGATGACATCTAG
- the TRIM36 gene encoding E3 ubiquitin-protein ligase TRIM36 isoform X4 — protein MEGDRLESAVTIKGIERELICPACKELFTHPLILPCQHNVCHKCVKEILFALEDAFADGGSESSNQSSPRIKISSSSMDRIDRISRSGRKRNSLTPRSSLFPCPGCQRDIDLGERGINGLFRNFILETIVERYRQAARAAIAIMCDFCKPPPQESTKSCMDCSASYCNECFKIHHPWGTVKAQHEYVGPTTNFRPKILMCPEHEMERVNMYCELCRRPVCHLCKLGGCHANHRVTTMSTAYKTLKEKLSKDIEYLISKESQVKAHITQLDLLLKETECNSERAKEEASRSFEKLSHVLEEKKSAALKAIEASKNLRLEKLQTQAEEYQGLLENNGLVGYAQEVLKETDPSFFVQTAKQLHVRIQKATESLKNFRPAAETTFEDFVVDIAKQEDILGDLAFHSNGLETPEINEEQSRVYNKALISWECPGKTDSADTYVLEYHKLNREEESATWQEIKVCSKSKVISDLDDNSSYAFRVRGYKGSICSPWSREVILHTPPAPVFSFLFDDKCGYNSEHLLLNPRRTSVESRAGFPLLLGSEHMQVGCYTTLDYIIGDTGIAKGKHFWAFHVEAYSYLVKVGVVSSSKIQKLFHNTHDVTSPRYEQDSGHDSGTEDAFFDSSQPVTLVTLGMKKFFIPMTPASPKDPASRILPLPSCLGICLDCDKGKVGFYDAGRMKCLYESKVDCSGMMYPAFALMGGAAVHLEEAVTARYGEYHDDI, from the exons GTTACCATTAAGGGGATCGAAAGAGAGCTCATCTGCCCGGCGTGCAAGGAATTGTTTACCCATCCGCTGATCCTTCCTTGCCAGCACAACGTCTGTCACAAATGTGTGAAAGAAATACTCTTTGCGTTGGAGGACGCTTTTGCTGATGGAGGCTCTGAATCCTCTAATCAGAGTAGCCCTCGAATTAAAATCTCTTCTTCTAGCATGGACAGAATTGACAGGATTAGTAGATCAG GCAGAAAACGCAATTCACTGACTCCTCGATCGAGTCTGTTTCCTTGTCCGGGTTGCCAGCGGGATATTGATCTTGGAGAACGTGGCATCAATGGCTTATTTCGCAATTTTATTCTGGAAACCATTGTGGAAAGGTACAGAcaggcagccagggcagccATTGCTATTATGTGCGATTTCTGCAAACCTCCACCTCAAGAGTCCACAAAGAGCTGCATGGACTGCAGTGCAAGCTATTGCAATGAATGTTTCAAAATACACCATCCTTGGGGAACTGTGAAAGCCCAGCATGAATATGTAGGACCAACCACCAACTTCAGACCCAAG attttgatgTGTCCAGAACATGAAATGGAGAGGGTAAACATGTACTGTGAACTCTGCAGAAGGCCTGTTTGTCATCTTTGTAAACTGGGTGGATGTCATGCAAACCATAGAGTAACAACCATGAGCACTGCCTACAAAACCCTTAAG gagaaGCTTTCAAAAGATATCGAGTACCTCATCAGTAAGGAGAGCCAGGTGAAAGCTCACATCACACAGCTGgatctgctgctgaaagaaacaGAG TGCAACAGTGAAAGAGCTAAAGAAGAAGCATCTCGGAGTTTTGAGAAATTATCTCATGtcctggaagagaagaaatctgCAGCTCTTAAGGCAATTGAAGCCTCTAAGAATTTAAGGCTGGAAAAATTGCAGACGCAAGCGGAAGAATATCAAGGGCTCCTGGAAAATAATGGCCTTGTAGGATATGCTCAAGAAGTGCTTAAAGAAACTGATCCATCTTTCTTTGttcaaacagcaaaacaacttCATGTCAG aaTCCAAAAAGCTACTGAATCTCTGAAGAACTTCAGGCCAGCAGCTGAAACTACTTTTGAAGACTTTGTGGTGGACATAGCCAAGCAAGAAGACATCCTTGGTGACTTGGCCTTCCATTCCAATG GTCTAGAAACACCAGAAATCaatgaagagcagagcagagtcTACAACAAAGCTCTGATCAGTTGGGAATGCCCTGGGAAGACAGACTCAGCTGATACCTATGTTCTTGAGTATCATAAGCTTAATAGAGAAGAGGAGAGTGCGACGTGGCAGGAGATCAAAGTTTGCAGCAAGAGCAAAGTAATATCTGATCTTGATGACAACAGCAGCTATGCCTTTAGAGTTCGAGGATATAAAGGGTCCATCTGTAGCCCTTGGAGCCGAGAAGTTATTTTGCATACGCCTCCAGCTCCAG ttttcagttttctttttgatgaCAAATGTGGGTACAACAGCGAACATCTCCTGCTGAACCCAAGAAGAACCTCTGTGGAAAGCAGGGCTGGATTTCCTCTACTGCTGGGATCTGAGCACATGCAAGTCGGATGCTACACAACCCTGGATTACATCATTGGTGACACTGGGATTGCCAAAGGGAAGCACTTCTGGGCTTTTCATGTGGAAGCCTATTCCTACCTGGTGAAAGTGGGAGTTGTTTCTAGCAGCAAGATACAGAAATTGTTCCATAATACCCATGATGTGACCAGCCCAAG ATACGAGCAAGACAGTGGTCATGACAGCGGGACTGAAGATGCCTTCTTTGACTCATCACAGCCTGTCACACTGGTCACTTTAGGCATGAAGAAGTTCTTTATCCCCATGACACCTGCTTCCCCCAAGGATCCAGCAAGCAGAATCCTCCCCCTGCCGTCGTGCTTGGGCATCTGCCTTGACTGTGACAAAGGCAAGGTGGGGTTTTACGACGCAGGTCGTATGAAATGCCTTTATGAATCCAAGGTGGACTGCTCTGGCATGATGTACCCAGCATTTGCCTTAATGGGTGGCGCAGCGGTTCATCTTGAGGAAGCGGTCACAGCAAGGTATGGGGAGTACCACGATGACATCTAG